A single genomic interval of Hevea brasiliensis isolate MT/VB/25A 57/8 chromosome 4, ASM3005281v1, whole genome shotgun sequence harbors:
- the LOC110656331 gene encoding pentatricopeptide repeat-containing protein At4g18840-like, with translation MSIASAPYILSMANKFVLNSRQKSESRKPDPAISLLQICKKVEELAQVHTLLVKTSLIREKHAFGSLLLSFASVDNLGTLDYAQKLFDTIDIPRNSFMYNTMIRAYVNCGNPREAFVVYSKMVREDSAYPDDFTFTFVFSACSKFNGVSEGKQAHAQMIKCPVKFGPHSWNSLMDFYMKIGEIGIVIHRLFDRIENPDIVSWNCLIDGYAKSGNLGQARRVFDEMPQRDVVSWTIMLVGYVNAGLLSEASYLFNEMPERNLVSWTALVNGYLKMGYYGEALDLFKEMQIAEVEMDEITITTLISACAKLGALDQGRWLHTYLDKSGIKADAQLSTALIDMYSKCGRIDLARKVFKETEDKKVFVWNSMLGGLAMHSFGEEAIELFDKMIECGIEPNEITYISILAACNHSGLVDVGLYLFNRLVEDQKVQPKIEHYGCLVDLLGRAGLLDDAFQVVKTMPLKADGTIWRALLGACKLHGNVKLADQVGRILIKLEPHNHMNYVLLSNVYAMVNRWEIVGELRREMKVKGLTKMPGCSMIELNGVVHEFVARDSSHPRSRDVYELLNLMTNHVMQESMDCQRPCQ, from the coding sequence ATGAGCATAGCTTCCGCTCCCTATATTTTGTCAATGGCAAACAAATTCGTGCTTAACTCTCGACAAAAATCTGAATCTAGGAAACCTGATCCTGCCATTTCACTACTTCAAATCTGTAAAAAAGTAGAAGAGCTAGCACAAGTGCATACCCTTCTTGTCAAGACCTCCCTTATCAGAGAAAAACATGCCTTTGGCAGTCTCCTTTTATCATTTGCCTCCGTTGATAATCTGGGTACTCTTGACTATGCCCAAAAACTGTTTGATACCATCGATATCCCAAGAAATTCATTCATGTATAATACCATGATAAGGGCCTACGTGAATTGTGGTAATCCAAGAGAGGCATTTGTTGTTTATTCAAAAATGGTACGTGAGGATTCTGCGTATCCTGATGATTTCACTTTTACTTTTGTGTTTTCTGCTTGCTCTAAGTTTAATGGTGTTTCTGAAGGCAAGCAAGCTCATGCTCAGATGATAAAATGCCCTGTTAAGTTTGGGCCTCATTCTTGGAATTCCTTGATGGATTTTTATATGAAGATTGGAGAGATAGGAATTGTGATTCATCGCTTGTTTGACAGGATTGAGAATCCAGATATTGTTTCTTGGAATTGTTTGATTGATGGGTATGCAAAATCAGGGAATTTGGGTCAGGCACGACGAGTTTTTGATGAAATGCCTCAAAGAGATGTGGTGTCTTGGACTATAATGCTTGTCGGCTATGTAAATGCTGGTTTGTTGAGTGAAGCTTCTTATTTATTCAATGAGATGCCAGAAAGGAACTTGGTTTCTTGGACTGCGTTAGTTAATGGTTACTTAAAAATGGGTTATTATGGTGAGGCTTTGGATCTTTTCAAAGAGATGCAGATTGCCGAGGTTGAAATGGATGAGATCACTATAACAACTTTAATCTCTGCTTGTGCCAAGTTGGGAGCTTTGGATCAAGGCCGTTGGCTCCACACTTACCTTGATAAAAGTGGGATTAAAGCTGATGCCCAATTATCAACGGCGTTGATTGATATGTACAGCAAGTGTGGACGAATAGACTTGGCTAGGAAAGTTTTTAAGGAAACAGAAGATAAGAAAGTATTTGTCTGGAATTCAATGTTAGGAGGGCTGGCAATGCACTCATTTGGAGAGGAAGCTATTGAGCTCTTTGACAAGATGATAGAGTGTGGAATAGAACCTAATGAAATCACATACATCAGCATTTTAGCAGCATGTAATCATTCAGGTCTTGTTGATGTTGGATTGTATCTCTTTAATCGACTAGTGGAAGATCAGAAAGTGCAACCTAAAATAGAGCACTATGGATGCCTTGTGGACCTACTGGGTCGTGCAGGTTTATTAGATGATGCATTTCAGGTAGTTAAAACTATGCCTTTGAAAGCTGATGGAACTATATGGAGAGCCCTCCTTGGTGCTTGTAAACTGCATGGAAATGTTAAGTTGGCAGACCAAGTTGGGAGAATTTTGATCAAGTTGGAGCCCCATAATCACATGAATTATGTGCTTCTTTCGAATGTATATGCAATGGTTAATAGATGGGAAATTGTAGGAGAGTTAAGGAGAGAGATGAAAGTGAAAGGTTTGACAAAAATGCCTGGATGCAGCATGATTGAGCTGAACGGTGTAGTCCATGAATTTGTTGCTAGAGACTCTTCTCACCCCAGGAGTAGAGATGTTTATGAATTGTTGAATTTAATGACTAACCATGTGATGCAAGAGTCCATGGACTGTCAACGACCATGCCAATAA